The Rattus rattus isolate New Zealand chromosome 8, Rrattus_CSIRO_v1, whole genome shotgun sequence genome contains the following window.
caaacacacacgcacacacacacacagtcttggaATAGAATTTCTGGGTCCTAAGAACTGCATATGATTGCTTTAATTTAGACCCCTAGTTTGTTAACTAAGGATTTGTTAACAAGGCTTGATATCTTCACTCCCTTCATATACTGTTATAGTCAACCTTAATATTTTAGGGTTTTTGTGGATATAGAGCATTTTCTAACTGGGTTcttaaaattctcatttttcaaataaaaaataaaactaagaatttttttcattatttttgttctgtGATGTTGTGCATGGCATCCTTTTTCTTCCACAGATGATTTTTCTTCTTGGTCATCATTACTGTTCATTACATAACAATTTAAACAGGGAAATACAGTCTTTGGAGTGAGAAATATTATTCACAGTAATTCTACCTGACAAACAGTTGAGATGAAAATTAGGTTATGTCCACAAATTGATAAAAACTGTCCTTCAAGTGGAAGATTAGGCAAAGATGTATATTAATAATTCACAACAGAGCAAAGCCAAACACAAACTCTTGGTATTCATTAGTAGTTGGTGTAGTACAGAATTTGTAACAGGGAGTCTGAGGAGAGCTTCTAACACTCTAGAAGAGGTTATGTGCTTGCTCATAACCTCAAAGGTTCAGGTGGAAAACAAGAGAGGAAGTCACCCTACCTCAACCACCGGCTTCCTCAATAGAAggatgtgtacacatgtgtgcatgcatgcctcaaaacatacacacacacacacacacatacacacacacacacacacacacacacacacacacacacacatacctcatgtATATTCATGAGGAAGAAAGACCAATGGAAACAAAGACACAGTTCCAAAGTATTAAATTATGATCTATTTATGTCACATAATATCTGAACTGTCTTTTTCACTTTAGGAAAATAGTAAAAGGTTAACCACACTTCTGCCCTTGCTTTCCCCACCAACTAAAATTATCTTAGGTAAACAGTCAGAATTAAGTACTGTGGCTACGGTTTAGTTTTCTCTACTGCTGTTTAATATCTTGCGCTGGcgtattttgatttatttagtcATCCTCACTAGGATTTCCAGTTTGCCAACATAAACCCCAGATCAGCACAGACAGTAAACGAAGTTATACACTGATGCTCCCTACTAACAGAATATATTCCTGGAATGCAGTTACTACACCTCAGTATCTGTATATTCAAATTCATAAGAAAAAGTTGTCTTACTTTCagagaatttaaaaatgcataaacatgacaacatgaataaataaacccCCTTCAAAAATCTGTCATATTTTTCACCAGAAAtccttttgtttctctgagaaaatgacactcattctttctttcattttttaaaatatttataataattattagtGTGCCCATGTATATGGTAGCAGGGTGAGTCACATGCCTGGCTTGCTGCAACTCTGTGAAATTGGTTCTCCCCAGTTGCCTATAAACTGATTCTAGGAAATCAAACTAAGGCCATTAGGCTTGGGTAGACCCTACACTGACCTATCCAACCAGCCTGCAATCCTGTTCGCTTAACCAGATCACTCTACCTCCAGTATGGAGACTCTCCTACCTTCTGAGTCCTAGTCCTCCTTGCCCTCCCTTCatgctctcttccccttctttgtgCCTTCTTAGAACAAGTTTTATcctgccccatttttttttctatttcaatatGGAGGAAGgtatgacagtgtccttttggAAGaagtctctcttccttccatccatACACCCATACTAGAAAGTCAAACTGCAGGACATCTAGAGTTAGCAAACTAACAAcaatcatttagttcccaaattgATAAAACAGCAGCCCTAGGTAATTACTTTTCACAGGAATACTAGACTACGAATGCTTCCTATGATGGAAGGATCAAGTAGCTGGAGTCCTAAGTCCCTTCGACCTTACTCTCCCTATGCAAAATGATTTATCATCAAAGATAAATCTACCTTTCCCATCATCAGGAAGTGAGGGAACTAATATCCATGCAACAGGGAAATAGACAGATGAACACAAACTAAAGTACTTCGTACGACTCCTTAATTATAGAATAATTTATTCAAAATAGGCCAAGCATAACGTGTCATTTCACAAATGTGTTCCTTAAAATGTGGAGTAACAGTTATCTAATAATTAAACTGTCTTAAACACTAGACAAGACCTGTTTTAGCAAGTGTCTCCTATCTATAGCTTGCCAATCCACAAGCTTCTCTATGCCTACAGCTGAATGAATTCATGCATTTGTCTACACAGACTTGAATAGGATTAATTCACTCAATTGTAAGACATCAACTTTTGTAGATACCCCTACTTTTCATAATTCCATTTCTTCAAGTGTAACATTGTATGTGTTTTGAGTCACTTCTTCCAAGGCCCTTACAATCCAGCTGTTTTCATTCTGGATGACCAGACACCACTCTGCCCAGATGGTATGGCATACTGTAATACAAGGCCCTAGTAATTTACTCCAAGTTAATTTGAATGGcacatttaaattaattaatatgtgCCATCCATTTAATACCTTTGACTTTAAAGTTCTTTCATTTGCCACCCAGACCTTTATGGGATAAAAGAGCAAATAGCTGTGGTGTCAAAGTGAGAAAATTAaaactcatagaagagaaagaggactcTCAATGCATTATCAAGTGCTTCCTCTTAAGAAGGATCCCGGTCTACAGGCACATTACTAGCAATTAAACAAAATTCCAAAGGGTCTACTGCTAACAAAGCCCTGTGAAATCTATTCACACCTAGGAAATTAATTGCCCCCAGTGGAAAATACAGAGGTGATCCCAGTACCCCCTTAACTCCTACCCCACTGAGACTACAGGAAGGAAGAGCCTGCTTAGCAGAAAGCAAGACCCCAGAGGCCAAAGCCAAGGGACCCCACAGCCAGTAGAACACAAAGGCTATAAgggggaagcagaaagagcatAGTTTCACAAGCAAGCAGCACTACCGTAAAGCTGCAGACACGGGTCTCCTTAAGGAGAAGGAGCGGAAACATGTAAACGGAAGCTGGAAGGAGCAGCCGGCCGGAAGCTGGAAGGAGCAGCCGGCCGGAAGCTGGAAGGAGCAGCCGGCCGGAAGCTGGAAGGAGCAGCCGGCCATGGCCTCACCACAGATTCTCATCTAAGCAGAGTTCCTCAGCAGAGTCCAAGCGGGAGGGAGAGGTATAGTGATGGGGATCCTTCTGAACTGCAACGTTTTTAAATGTTACAGGTTTGGGAAACAAAGGAGACAGCTGAGACCTAAAGCATAGCCCTCGGGGGAAGAGACTTTGAGCACTATTTACCAAAGGTCATCTTGTCACAGAGTGTTCTGATCCAGATTGTCTTCACAGAAAACCTTGCCTAGTACAGAAAATGCAGGGTATACTAAACAGTGATGGTGAGGTTACAGGGACCCTGGTACCCTCGGTCATGAGCCTTCTTGAGCATTGCATGGACCCCAACGCTAGATACTGTATTGTGCAAACTAGGCAACGAGAACAACAATGTCTGTGGCATGCCATACAGAAGGCTGAATGGTTAAGATTCGCAACAACAGCTGATAAAATTGAAAGTAGACTGCAGTAAAAGTTCTGTGTTCTCACTCTCTTAGAAAAGTAAGATATGTACTATCTATCTTCAGACcatgggtgaccttagctgaaactatggaaagcaaaactgtGGTTAAGATTAGTTTATTAGCTTTAATGCTGAGATGTTCCCTGCAAGCAAGTAGAATCTCAGTTGGAGGAGGTTGGGGGGAGTGGTAAAGAACAAGAGAGTGATACAGAAGAGGGGGTaagggaggaaagaaacagaggaagaagggagagagggagggaaggaaggaagggagaaaaccTTTTTTATGCCTGTTCAAGAATAATGCAGAATATATGTGCCCTGTCTACAGACTTCACAAGAACCTTGAGCCTCTCCTTCTGCTGTCTTCTGCCAGATGTGATTGTCAAGGACATGCAAAGCAGCAACCAGACTTCTGTGTCTCACTTCATTCTGGTGGGTCTGCACCACCCAGCTCAGCTTGGGATACCGCTCTTCCTAGCATTCCTTGTCATCTACCTCCTCACTGTCTCTGGCAATGGGCTCATTATCCTCACTGTCTTCGTGGACGTCCGGCTCCACCGGCCTATGTACTGGTTCCTATGTCACCTCTCCTTCTTAGACCTGACCATTTCTTCAGCCATTGTTCCAAAGATGCTAGCTGGCTTTCTCTTAGATAGTAGAATTATCTCCTTTGGGGGCTGCGTGGTCCagctgttttctttccattttctgggcTGTACTGAATGCTTTCTTTACACACTCATGGCTTATGACCGATTCCTGGCCATCTGTAAGCCTTTACACTATGCTGCCATCATGACTCGCAGCGTCTGCAACTACCTTGCTTTGGGCACCTGGATTGGAGGGACCATCCACTCACTTTTCCAAACGAGTTTCATATTCAGGCTGCCTTTCTGTGGCCCCAACCGAGTCGACTACTTCTTCTGTGACATCCCTGCCGTTCTCCGTCTAGTCTGTGCAGACACCACCATCAATGAGCTGGTCACCTTTGTAGACATTGGCTTCCTGGCCCTCACCTGCTTTGTCCTCATCCTCACTTCCTATGGCTACATTGTGGCTGCCATTCTGCGAATCCGGTCTGCAGATGGGCGTCGCAATGCCTTCTCTACCTGTGCTGCCCACCTCACCGTGGTCATCGTTTACTATGTGCCCTGTACCTTCATTTACCTACGACCTGGCTCACAGGAACCTCTGGATGGGGTGGTAGCTGTCTTCTACACAGTCATTACTCCCTTGCTTAACCCCATCATCTACACACTACGaaacaaggaaatgaaagcaGCTTTGCAGAGACTGGGAGGCCTCAgggaggtgcagccttgctgaCCTGGCCCAGCACAGGTTTTCCCAACCCACAAGAACAAGGATGAGAGATATTGTGCCAAGCAATTAGAAAGAgttaagacagagaaagaaagaaagaaagaaagaaagaaagaaagaaagaaagaaagaaagaaagaaagaaagaaagaaagacagacagacagagagagagagagggagggagggggagggagggagatagaaaggaaggaaggaaagaaggaaggaaggaaggaaggaaggaaggaaggaaggaagaaaggaaggaaagaaggaaggaaggaaggaaggacacctTTTAAAAGAAGCAGGAACCTAGAAAGTTCTAAATTTCTGTAACTCACTCGTAATTTTGATTCTCTGTATAATCCTTCAGCATTGTGGAAAATCAATCAAAATCCCACCGGGCAAAGGAAGAATCTATAAAGAAAGCTGGAAGATAAATACAACAGCCACATAAAGGCTATTTCTCTGGGCCACCATCTGTGTGTGCGTTTTAAGTTCTAAGTCCTATGTTGACACAAATGACCTGCATGTAAACTGTAAGATTTAAACTTGACCAACAACTTGTTTAGGTATTATTGTCATTGTTACACAACTAAGGAGGAACTGAAATTCAGGGAAGGAAAGTAACACTCGAAActcttttttctgtattttgcttTAACAAAAGAACTACCATTTTACTTGAACATGAAGGTGAAATTTCACTTCAGAATGAAGGACCTATTTACTACATGTGTGAGGCCCAATGCCCTGAGTAGATTCAGGTGACCTCTCACAGGACTCTACTTTGATAAAATTTAGGTAGCTGTATCAAGGAAAAGTTTCCTCGCCATATGCATAAAGTAGACCATTCTGATCTTCCATGGATGCAAGTGAAACAGATTGTCTGATACTTGCATTCAATACAGAGATGGAGAGTACGCATGTGCGGATATATAACTGATTGACAGAAAACTGATTGAAGCTCATCCTAGTGCCAGCATCTAAGAAGAGGTCCTTCACTGACAGGAACTCCTAAGCACTGGATATACTTGTTCTAATTTTTAGAATGTATCTGACCACAGACAGTCCAAGAATATCTCTGTATTCTCCAGACTCAATTccaattgtgattttttttaaaacccagtaTGGTGAATGAGAGAAGATTActaaaaagaaatggatattgTTGTGGAGTTCCCTTCCAAAGTTAAACTTCAAACTCTGAATGAATGAGCAACATGATTCGACTCAGCACTAATTTGTTCAATGTGTCTCTCTAAATCAGTGAAATTATGGTTCATTCTACATGGGTTTCTATTTTTCAGACCATAAATACATTTAGATataagtcaaaaaataaaatatgtgaccAAAATAATTAAGAAGTTATTGATACAATTCATCATATATTAATATTGCTTAGAaactaaagagaagaaaaatcactAAGATTGAACTATAAAAATAGCTTATTGAAAAAATATGGTAATGTGtggtttgaaagtattttaagacTCAGTCATTTGAAGAGTAtagatatttttcatacaatGGGAAGACCTCcctgaaaaataatattaatatgaagaaaaaagaggaggaggaggagtggaaggaggaagaatgcGCTAGGAAAATTGATTAACTCTTTGATGAAAAACAGCCCAAGATATTATATTggttatcatatatatatatatacatatatatatatatatcataacaaTGTATATTATAAAATCTATTATACCGGCTATTATACTATAAACTTTCAGGTTAATATACACAACCGCAAAGCCACAAGCAACCATCATACTCCAAAGTCAAAATGGAGGCAGAGTGTAAGCAATAATCCCCATGGAGCAAACCAGCCCTACtgcaaacacaaaaatacctcCTCTCGTCACAGCCAATAACAAGTATATCCCACAACATTCTGAGAAAATTTCTTAGTCATTTCATTCATCTAATGAATATTCTATGCAAACTTATCATTTTATGGAGAAAAGTACCACATAAAGTCACAAGAAACAAGTTCATTTTCTATTCACAGTTAAGAAGCATCTTACCCATACTATTCACCAAAAAGAACTACTCAGCTATGTATTTTTAACTTTCACCACTTGAGACGATGTACTGATGTGAAATctggtaaataataaaatatgaaaagaaaaaaagcaagaactgTAGTGTTAGGATGTGTAACGTCAAGACTAACAACTAAAAACTAAGAACTTAAACATTACTTAGGATTTCAATATGTTCTGACCTTTTTTGATATTTCAGCTTCACAATTttaaacacatgcatgtattaatatatgtgtatgtatatacatccatattttattaatataggtTTGTTAATGGCAAACTAccttacataatttttttctttttttcttggatattttttaattatatttcaaatgttaaccccttacccagtttccccatccataaaccccctataccatTCCCCCTCCCGgatcttctataagggtgttgcccCACCaatccacacaccccttcctgcctgcccaccctgacatttctctacactggaggatccagccttggcaggaccaagggcttctcctcccattggtgtccaacaaggccatcctctgctacatatgcacctggagccatgggtcactccatgtgtacactttggatggtggtttagtccctgggagctctggtcggttggtgttgttgttcttatggggttgcaaacaccttcagttccttcaatcctttctcaaactcctccaatgaggaccccattctcatttcaatggttggctgtgagcattctcctctgtatttgtcacactctggcagagcctctcaggagacagctatatcaggcttctgtcagcaagcacttcttggcatcagcaatactgtctggattTGGTGCTGTGTGCATaagggctggatcctcaggtgggacaggctctgaatgaccattc
Protein-coding sequences here:
- the LOC116908232 gene encoding olfactory receptor 10G6, which codes for MQSSNQTSVSHFILVGLHHPAQLGIPLFLAFLVIYLLTVSGNGLIILTVFVDVRLHRPMYWFLCHLSFLDLTISSAIVPKMLAGFLLDSRIISFGGCVVQLFSFHFLGCTECFLYTLMAYDRFLAICKPLHYAAIMTRSVCNYLALGTWIGGTIHSLFQTSFIFRLPFCGPNRVDYFFCDIPAVLRLVCADTTINELVTFVDIGFLALTCFVLILTSYGYIVAAILRIRSADGRRNAFSTCAAHLTVVIVYYVPCTFIYLRPGSQEPLDGVVAVFYTVITPLLNPIIYTLRNKEMKAALQRLGGLREVQPC